The Thermococcus sp. M39 genome window below encodes:
- a CDS encoding PEP/pyruvate-binding domain-containing protein yields MNKRYVLNLQEISRKDITLVGGKAATLGELLASGFPVPPGFVVTTLAYDLFVSKNHLDEVIERALKERPVDGEAIRKAFLSAPIPEEVAQAIRVAYQTMGSGPVAVRSSATAEDMPHAAFAGQHETFLNVVGADAVIEAVRRCWVSLWDDRAITYREKMGIDHRMAKMAVVVQRMVPAEASGVMFTANPITGARDEVVINVNVGLGEAVVSGLVTPDHYVLRKTRFGWRIVERRLGRREVVVKPKAEGGVEEIKTSNVTQPVVSDDILKKLADLGVKIQSYFGRPQDIEWALANGKIFILQARPITTLPEPLPKVGKLNRMLIRTLAEIIPERPYPLDLAWIETIFSNAVGKIARYFGIKVPALEQIFVEEDGIPVKVRPDFSIRPSLGVLLAPFRLIWLALRYDSAKWESDPLLSEIQAHVDSLKKRDLEGSTWEELLDTVHEALSIPSLAGEIRKRYLPRALISAGIIALSLRMLRRRQLLSTLLFTCINTKVTEANAELEKLAEIVRKNPELIELFRTYEPKQLISVLEKTPAGQKFLSEFEAFLEKYGHREARGSALISHGTWKEEPEVVLGIVKSLAISKLEHGNSCARFREALDQVLAHPLLRLRLFRSMFLSVLEEARQLHRLREDGRFYAMMPIPILRRALLTMGKRLVDAGVLEVPQDIFYLKLSEIEQIKKWPLSEDTAEKLRALVSRRKEKWASLKDKPFIDPRLLYVQDNSEDAQRALLVGIPGSPGVAEGYARIIRDSSEFHKLRPGDVLVAPYTTPAWTPLFRLAVAVVVDTGGPLSHAAIVAREYGIPAVMGTGIATKVLKDGQYIRVDGNRGLVFSVETEREEVSK; encoded by the coding sequence ATGAACAAGCGTTATGTCCTGAATCTACAAGAGATTAGCAGAAAAGATATCACTCTCGTCGGCGGCAAGGCCGCTACCCTTGGCGAGCTGTTGGCTTCAGGTTTTCCAGTTCCGCCGGGTTTCGTTGTGACGACTCTTGCCTATGATCTTTTTGTATCAAAGAACCATCTGGACGAGGTCATTGAGCGCGCCCTGAAAGAGAGACCCGTTGATGGTGAGGCCATTAGAAAAGCATTCCTAAGCGCCCCAATACCTGAAGAGGTGGCACAAGCTATTCGTGTTGCCTATCAAACTATGGGGTCTGGTCCTGTTGCCGTGCGTTCGAGTGCGACGGCTGAAGACATGCCTCATGCTGCATTTGCGGGACAGCATGAGACTTTTCTTAACGTAGTCGGTGCCGATGCTGTTATAGAGGCCGTACGCCGTTGCTGGGTTTCTCTATGGGACGATCGTGCAATAACATACCGTGAGAAGATGGGAATAGACCACAGAATGGCAAAAATGGCCGTTGTAGTTCAACGCATGGTACCAGCTGAGGCCTCGGGTGTTATGTTCACAGCTAACCCTATCACGGGGGCACGAGATGAAGTAGTCATAAATGTGAACGTTGGGCTTGGTGAAGCCGTTGTATCTGGTTTGGTAACACCCGATCACTACGTCCTCCGCAAAACCCGTTTTGGCTGGCGCATTGTGGAGAGACGTCTTGGTCGGAGAGAAGTTGTTGTCAAGCCCAAGGCTGAGGGGGGAGTTGAAGAGATCAAAACATCGAATGTCACTCAACCGGTTGTGTCGGACGATATTTTAAAAAAGCTCGCAGACCTCGGCGTTAAAATCCAGAGCTATTTTGGCAGGCCGCAGGACATTGAGTGGGCATTGGCCAACGGGAAAATATTCATCCTCCAAGCACGTCCCATCACTACACTCCCCGAACCTCTGCCGAAAGTGGGTAAACTCAACAGGATGCTCATAAGGACGCTGGCAGAGATAATCCCGGAGAGGCCCTATCCGCTGGACTTGGCATGGATTGAGACCATTTTCTCCAATGCAGTAGGCAAGATTGCACGTTATTTCGGCATCAAAGTGCCCGCTTTGGAACAGATCTTCGTGGAGGAAGACGGTATACCTGTGAAAGTTCGTCCTGACTTCTCCATACGTCCCTCATTGGGGGTGTTGCTGGCACCCTTCCGGCTGATATGGTTAGCTTTACGGTACGACTCAGCAAAATGGGAATCCGACCCGCTCCTCTCCGAGATTCAAGCCCATGTTGATTCACTGAAAAAGCGCGATCTGGAAGGAAGCACGTGGGAGGAGCTTCTTGATACGGTGCACGAGGCACTCTCAATACCGTCTCTGGCGGGTGAAATACGTAAACGGTATCTCCCCAGAGCATTGATATCTGCTGGGATAATAGCTCTCTCACTGAGGATGCTTAGGCGCAGGCAACTGCTCTCAACCCTCCTCTTCACGTGCATTAACACAAAAGTTACCGAGGCAAATGCTGAACTGGAGAAGCTCGCAGAGATAGTAAGGAAAAATCCTGAACTCATAGAGCTCTTCCGTACATATGAGCCGAAACAGCTGATTTCTGTTCTTGAAAAAACACCAGCAGGTCAAAAATTCCTATCCGAATTCGAGGCATTCCTCGAAAAATACGGACATCGTGAAGCCAGGGGCTCGGCGTTGATTTCCCATGGGACGTGGAAGGAGGAGCCGGAGGTTGTTCTTGGAATAGTCAAAAGTCTCGCCATCTCGAAGTTGGAACATGGAAACTCTTGCGCGAGATTTAGAGAGGCCCTCGATCAAGTACTAGCTCATCCACTGTTGCGTTTACGGCTTTTCCGCTCCATGTTTCTGAGCGTTCTTGAAGAAGCGCGTCAGCTCCACAGACTCCGTGAGGACGGGCGCTTTTACGCTATGATGCCAATACCGATACTAAGACGCGCTCTATTGACAATGGGCAAACGCCTAGTAGATGCCGGAGTACTGGAGGTTCCTCAGGACATCTTCTACCTAAAGCTAAGTGAAATAGAGCAGATAAAGAAGTGGCCACTCTCAGAAGATACTGCAGAGAAACTCCGTGCTCTCGTGTCTCGGAGGAAGGAAAAATGGGCGAGCCTAAAGGACAAGCCCTTCATAGACCCGCGGTTGTTGTACGTCCAAGATAACTCTGAGGATGCACAGAGGGCCCTGCTGGTTGGCATACCTGGCAGTCCAGGAGTGGCAGAAGGTTATGCCCGTATAATCAGAGACAGCTCGGAGTTCCACAAGCTCCGGCCTGGAGATGTGCTAGTTGCACCTTACACAACTCCAGCCTGGACACCCCTCTTCCGGCTGGCAGTGGCGGTGGTGGTTGATACCGGTGGGCCATTGTCCCACGCCGCAATTGTCGCACGCGAGTACGGCATTCCTGCAGTTATGGGGACGGGAATAGCTACAAAAGTGCTCAAGGACGGGCAGTACATCCGGGTTGACGGCAACAGGGGGTTGGTTTTCTCCGTTGAGACCGAGCGAGAGGAGGTGAGCAAATGA